The Scomber scombrus chromosome 5, fScoSco1.1, whole genome shotgun sequence genome window below encodes:
- the LOC133980258 gene encoding von Willebrand factor A domain-containing protein 5A-like isoform X1, whose amino-acid sequence MNHCGLLTVQKEPVPLKSIEVELEVRDHVATVVSTLLYQNKEDKPLEAVFVFPLPGDAAVCHFSAKIGQTQIVAEVKEKQQAREKYDDALSSGQQAFLLEESDQSPDIFSLSVGSMPPGESASIRLEYVTELAVQADDGLRFCLPAVLNPRYQPKGSEGGSLQVTSVPASLVPYSLSFSAQVFSPRPVSKVESSCSLDPLQYLNTEQTQATVKLTAGHKFDRDVELLIYYKDAHQPTAVVEAGQTSAKPGTLMGDPVVMLSLYPEFPQAVMSSVDSCGEFVFLIDRSGSMSCPMDNSNPQLTRIGSARDTLLLLLKSLPMGCYFNIYSFGSRYEHIFPKSVEYSEKTMEEALKKVENMGADLGGTEILQPLKHIYSQPCIPSQPRQLFVFTDGEVGNTKEVINLVRENSGSHRCFSFGIGEGASSVLINGLAKEGGGHAQFITGTDRMQPKVMQSLRFSLQPTVVDISVTWDLPKGVSVTVLSPPITTIFQGQRSLIYAQLTGQSPEAAEGCVTVKYSLAGHPSHNQLHFSLKPAEDTGLTVHRLAARTLIRSLEMEERERRGQQDGGVKKKVVELSVQSGVSSSFTAFIAVNKGDGEAIQGLLLRRNVPAPRLMKSCFMPLMAQCRTPFQQSMFGALPKMKYSDYSGGTVKVTEPKQPRRDSFLQLVSLQKASGCWLLEPHLAAVLGKTSEEVEIPKPAEVKEEVWATILALIWLHGFKLDVQDEWQLLAMKAASWLRAQKAPCVTECVEAGNALLGCEVQKDSLGI is encoded by the exons ATGAACCATTGTGGTCTGCTGACAGTCCAGAAGGAACCAG TTCCTCTGAAGAGCATTGAAGTGGAGCTGGAGGTGAGGGACCATGTGGCTACAGTGGTCTCCACTCTGCTCTACCAGAACAAGGAGGACAAACCACTAGAGGCTGTTTTTGTCTTCCCTCTGCCTGGAGATGCTGCTGTCTGTCATTTCAGTGCTAAGATTGGACAGACACAGATTGTAGCTGAGGTGAAGGAGAAACAGCAG GCTCGTGAGAAGTATGATGATGCATTGAGCTCCGGTCAGCAGGCCTTCTTATTGGAGGAGAGTGATCAGAGCCCAGATATATTCTCTCTGAGTGTGGGCAGTATGCCTCCAGGAGAGAGCGCCTCCATCAGGCTGGAGTACGTCACTGAGCTGGCTGTGCAGGCTGATGACGGGCTGAGGTTTTGTCTGCCTGCTGTGCTCAACCCTCGCTACCAACCTAAGG GAAGTGAAGGTGGCAGCCTCCAGGTGACGTCTGTTCCAGCCTCTCTGGTGCCCTacagtctgtctttctctgccCAGGTGTTCTCTCCTCGTCCAGTCTCTAAAGTAGAGTCCAGCTGTTCCCTGGACCCTCTCCAGTACCTCAACACAGAGCAAACCCAGGCTACG GTCAAGTTGACTGCAGGACACAAGTTTGACAGGGATGTTGAACTGTTGATTTATTACAAAGATGCCCATCAGCCCACTGCTGTGGTGGAGGCAGGACAGACCTCTGCCAAGCCTG gCACTCTGATGGGTGATCCAGTGGTGATGCTGAGCCTGTACCCTGAGTTCCCCCAGGCTGTGATGTCTTCAGTGGACTCATGTGGAGAGTTTGTGTTCTTAATCGATCGATCAGGAAGTATGAGTTGTCCAATGGATAACAGCAACCCACAACTGACTCGCATTGGCAGTGCTAGG GATACTCTACTGCTCCTGCTGAAGAGTTTACCAATGGGCTGCTACTTCAACATCTACAGTTTTGGGTCCAGATATGAGCACATCTTCCC tAAGAGTGTGGAGTACAGTGAGAAGACTATGGAAGAGGCTCTGAAGAAAGTTGAGAACATGGGTGCTGATCTGGGAGGAACAGAGATCCTGCAGCCcctaaaacacatttacagtcagcCCTGCATTCCCAGTCAACCAAGAcaa CTGTTTGTCTTTACTGATGGAGAGGTGGGGAACACCAAAGAAGTTATAAATCTGGTGAGGGAGAACTCAGGCTCCCACAG GTGTTTCTCTTTTGGGATCGGGGAAGGGGCCAGCTCTGTTCTTATCAATGGTTTGGCCAAAGAAGGAGGAGGTCACGCTCAGTTCATCACAGGAACTGACAGGATGCAACCAAAA GTGATGCAGTCGCTGCGATTTTCCCTGCAGCCAACTGTGGTGGACATCTCAGTCACATGGGATTTACCAAAGGGAGTGTCTGTCACTGTCCTCTCTCCACCAATCACAACAATTTtccagggtcaaaggtcattgaTTTATGCCCAGCTCACTGGACAG AGTCCAGAGGCAGCAGAGGGCTGTGTGACAGTGAAGTACAGCCTGGCAGGTCATCCATCCCACAACCAGCTCCACTTCAGTCTCAAACCTGCAGAGGACACTGG ACTAACAGTCCACAGGTTGGCTGCTCGGACTCTGATTCGCTCCctggagatggaggagagagagcgcAGAGGACAGCAAGATGGAGGAGTGAAGAAGAAGGTGGTGGAGCTCAGTGTCCAATCAGGAGTGAGCAGTTCCTTCACCGCCTTCATTGCTGTCAATAAAGGTGACGGCGAGGCCATTCAAGGGCTTCTGTTGCGCAGAAATGTCCCAGCACCCA GATTGATGAAGAGTTGCTTTATGCCGCTGATGGCTCAATGTCGCACGC CCTTCCAACAGAGCATGTTTGGTGCTTTACCCAAAATGAAGT ACTCAGACTACAGTGGTGGTACCGTCAAAGTCACCGAACCCAAGCAGCCTCGAAGAGACTCCTTCCTGCAGTTGGTTTCTCTCCAGAAGGCATCTGGCTGCTGGCTGCTTGAACCACATCTAGCTGCTGTACTGGGAAAGACCAGCGAGGAGGTGGAAATCCCCAAACCTGCAGAG GTGAAAGAGGAAGTTTGGGCCACCATTCTGGCTCTGATCTGGCTTCATGGTTTCAAGTTGGATGTTCAGGATGAGTGGCAGCTTCTGGCTATGAAGGCTGCGTCATGGCTCCGTGCTCAGAAAG cacCATGTGTGACAGAGTGTGTGGAAGCTGGAAATGCACTGTTGGGATGTGAGGTGCAGAAAGATTCCCTGGGGATTTAA
- the LOC133980258 gene encoding von Willebrand factor A domain-containing protein 5A-like isoform X2: MNHCGLLTVQKEPVPLKSIEVELEVRDHVATVVSTLLYQNKEDKPLEAVFVFPLPGDAAVCHFSAKIGQTQIVAEVKEKQQAREKYDDALSSGQQAFLLEESDQSPDIFSLSVGSMPPGESASIRLEYVTELAVQADDGLRFCLPAVLNPRYQPKGSEGGSLQVTSVPASLVPYSLSFSAQVFSPRPVSKVESSCSLDPLQYLNTEQTQATVKLTAGHKFDRDVELLIYYKDAHQPTAVVEAGQTSAKPGTLMGDPVVMLSLYPEFPQAVMSSVDSCGEFVFLIDRSGSMSCPMDNSNPQLTRIGSARDTLLLLLKSLPMGCYFNIYSFGSRYEHIFPKSVEYSEKTMEEALKKVENMGADLGGTEILQPLKHIYSQPCIPSQPRQLFVFTDGEVGNTKEVINLVRENSGSHRCFSFGIGEGASSVLINGLAKEGGGHAQFITGTDRMQPKVMQSLRFSLQPTVVDISVTWDLPKGVSVTVLSPPITTIFQGQRSLIYAQLTGQSPEAAEGCVTVKYSLAGHPSHNQLHFSLKPAEDTGLTVHRLAARTLIRSLEMEERERRGQQDGGVKKKVVELSVQSGVSSSFTAFIAVNKGDGEAIQGLLLRRNVPAPRLMKSCFMPLMAQCRTHSDYSGGTVKVTEPKQPRRDSFLQLVSLQKASGCWLLEPHLAAVLGKTSEEVEIPKPAEVKEEVWATILALIWLHGFKLDVQDEWQLLAMKAASWLRAQKAPCVTECVEAGNALLGCEVQKDSLGI; encoded by the exons ATGAACCATTGTGGTCTGCTGACAGTCCAGAAGGAACCAG TTCCTCTGAAGAGCATTGAAGTGGAGCTGGAGGTGAGGGACCATGTGGCTACAGTGGTCTCCACTCTGCTCTACCAGAACAAGGAGGACAAACCACTAGAGGCTGTTTTTGTCTTCCCTCTGCCTGGAGATGCTGCTGTCTGTCATTTCAGTGCTAAGATTGGACAGACACAGATTGTAGCTGAGGTGAAGGAGAAACAGCAG GCTCGTGAGAAGTATGATGATGCATTGAGCTCCGGTCAGCAGGCCTTCTTATTGGAGGAGAGTGATCAGAGCCCAGATATATTCTCTCTGAGTGTGGGCAGTATGCCTCCAGGAGAGAGCGCCTCCATCAGGCTGGAGTACGTCACTGAGCTGGCTGTGCAGGCTGATGACGGGCTGAGGTTTTGTCTGCCTGCTGTGCTCAACCCTCGCTACCAACCTAAGG GAAGTGAAGGTGGCAGCCTCCAGGTGACGTCTGTTCCAGCCTCTCTGGTGCCCTacagtctgtctttctctgccCAGGTGTTCTCTCCTCGTCCAGTCTCTAAAGTAGAGTCCAGCTGTTCCCTGGACCCTCTCCAGTACCTCAACACAGAGCAAACCCAGGCTACG GTCAAGTTGACTGCAGGACACAAGTTTGACAGGGATGTTGAACTGTTGATTTATTACAAAGATGCCCATCAGCCCACTGCTGTGGTGGAGGCAGGACAGACCTCTGCCAAGCCTG gCACTCTGATGGGTGATCCAGTGGTGATGCTGAGCCTGTACCCTGAGTTCCCCCAGGCTGTGATGTCTTCAGTGGACTCATGTGGAGAGTTTGTGTTCTTAATCGATCGATCAGGAAGTATGAGTTGTCCAATGGATAACAGCAACCCACAACTGACTCGCATTGGCAGTGCTAGG GATACTCTACTGCTCCTGCTGAAGAGTTTACCAATGGGCTGCTACTTCAACATCTACAGTTTTGGGTCCAGATATGAGCACATCTTCCC tAAGAGTGTGGAGTACAGTGAGAAGACTATGGAAGAGGCTCTGAAGAAAGTTGAGAACATGGGTGCTGATCTGGGAGGAACAGAGATCCTGCAGCCcctaaaacacatttacagtcagcCCTGCATTCCCAGTCAACCAAGAcaa CTGTTTGTCTTTACTGATGGAGAGGTGGGGAACACCAAAGAAGTTATAAATCTGGTGAGGGAGAACTCAGGCTCCCACAG GTGTTTCTCTTTTGGGATCGGGGAAGGGGCCAGCTCTGTTCTTATCAATGGTTTGGCCAAAGAAGGAGGAGGTCACGCTCAGTTCATCACAGGAACTGACAGGATGCAACCAAAA GTGATGCAGTCGCTGCGATTTTCCCTGCAGCCAACTGTGGTGGACATCTCAGTCACATGGGATTTACCAAAGGGAGTGTCTGTCACTGTCCTCTCTCCACCAATCACAACAATTTtccagggtcaaaggtcattgaTTTATGCCCAGCTCACTGGACAG AGTCCAGAGGCAGCAGAGGGCTGTGTGACAGTGAAGTACAGCCTGGCAGGTCATCCATCCCACAACCAGCTCCACTTCAGTCTCAAACCTGCAGAGGACACTGG ACTAACAGTCCACAGGTTGGCTGCTCGGACTCTGATTCGCTCCctggagatggaggagagagagcgcAGAGGACAGCAAGATGGAGGAGTGAAGAAGAAGGTGGTGGAGCTCAGTGTCCAATCAGGAGTGAGCAGTTCCTTCACCGCCTTCATTGCTGTCAATAAAGGTGACGGCGAGGCCATTCAAGGGCTTCTGTTGCGCAGAAATGTCCCAGCACCCA GATTGATGAAGAGTTGCTTTATGCCGCTGATGGCTCAATGTCGCACGC ACTCAGACTACAGTGGTGGTACCGTCAAAGTCACCGAACCCAAGCAGCCTCGAAGAGACTCCTTCCTGCAGTTGGTTTCTCTCCAGAAGGCATCTGGCTGCTGGCTGCTTGAACCACATCTAGCTGCTGTACTGGGAAAGACCAGCGAGGAGGTGGAAATCCCCAAACCTGCAGAG GTGAAAGAGGAAGTTTGGGCCACCATTCTGGCTCTGATCTGGCTTCATGGTTTCAAGTTGGATGTTCAGGATGAGTGGCAGCTTCTGGCTATGAAGGCTGCGTCATGGCTCCGTGCTCAGAAAG cacCATGTGTGACAGAGTGTGTGGAAGCTGGAAATGCACTGTTGGGATGTGAGGTGCAGAAAGATTCCCTGGGGATTTAA
- the LOC133980551 gene encoding von Willebrand factor A domain-containing protein 5A-like — translation MNRCGLLTVQKEPVPLKSIEVELEVRDHVATVVSTLLYQNKEDKPLEAVFVFPLPGDAAVCHFSAKIGQTQIVAEVKEKQQAREEYDDALSSGQQAFLLEESDQSPDIFSLSVGSLPPGESASIRLEYVTELAVQADDGLRFCLPAVLNPRYQPQGSEGGSLQVTSVPASLVPYSLSFSAQVSSPRPVSKVESSCSLDPLQYLNTEQTQATVKLTAGHKFDRDIELLIYYKDAHQPTAVVEAGQTSAKPGTLMGDPVVMLSLYPEFPQAVMSSVDSCGEFVFLIDRSGSMSCPMDNSNPQLTRIGSARDTLLLLLKSLPMGCYFNIYSFGSRYEHIFPKSVEYSEKTMEEALKKVENMGADLGGTEILQPLKHIYSQPCIPSQPRQLFVFTDGEVGNTKEVINLVRENSGSHRCFSFGIGEGASSVLINGLAKEGGGHAQFITGTDRMQPKVMQSLRFSLQPTVVDISVTWNLPKGVSVTVLSPPITTIFQGQRSLIYAQLTGQSPEAAEGCVTVKYSLAGHPSHNQLHFSLKPAEDTGLTVHRLAARTLIRSLEMEEREHRGQQDGGVKKKVVELSVQSGVSSSFTAFIAVNKGYGEAIQGPLLHRNVPAPGVIKKCSRRMAQRSMPFQQSMFGALPKMKSIKNRMFVAAPKMKGIRQRAFQPARGICEPDNAIARCLTDDIDYGTDATLHASSDSGEDDYVNEMSACSVSQPHRDPLLQLVSLQKASGYWEIHPALAVLLGKTSEEVEMSKPESVKEEVWATILALIWLHGFKSDVQDEWQLLAMKAASWLRAQKAPCVTECVEAGNALLGCSVQKNVLGL, via the exons ATGAACCGCTGTGGTCTGCTGACAGTCCAGAAGGAACCAG TTCCTCTGAAGAGCATTGAAGTGGAGCTGGAGGTGAGGGACCATGTGGCTACAGTGGTCTCCACTCTGCTCTACCAAAACAAGGAGGACAAACCACTAGAGGCTGTTTTTGTCTTCCCTCTGCCTGGAGATGCTGCTGTCTGTCATTTCAGTGCTAAGATTGGACAGACACAGATTGTAGCTGAGGTGAAGGAGAAACAGCAG GCTCGTGAGGAGTATGATGATGCATTGAGCTCCGGTCAGCAGGCCTTCTTATTGGAGGAGAGTGATCAGAGCCCAGATATATTCTCTCTGAGTGTGGGCAGTCTGCCTCCAGGAGAGAGCGCCTCCATCAGGCTGGAGTACGTCACTGAGCTGGCTGTGCAGGCTGATGATGGGCTGAGGTTTTGTCTGCCTGCTGTACTCAACCCTCGCTACCAACCTCAGG GAAGTGAAGGTGGCAGCCTCCAGGTGACGTCTGTTCCAGCCTCTCTGGTGCCCTacagtctgtctttctctgccCAGGTGTCCTCTCCTCGTCCAGTCTCTAAAGTAGAGTCCAGCTGTTCCCTGGACCCTCTCCAGTACCTCAACACAGAGCAAACCCAGGCTACG GTCAAGTTGACTGCAGGACACAAGTTTGACAGGGATATTGAACTGTTGATTTATTACAAAGATGCCCACCAGCCCACTGCTGTGGTGGAGGCAGGACAGACCTCTGCCAAGCCTG gCACTCTGATGGGTGATCCAGTGGTGATGCTGAGCCTGTACCCTGAGTTCCCCCAGGCTGTGATGTCTTCAGTGGACTCATGTGGAGAGTTTGTGTTCTTAATCGATCGATCAGGAAGTATGAGTTGTCCAATGGATAACAGCAACCCACAACTGACTCGCATTGGCAGTGCTAGG GATACTCTACTGCTCCTGCTGAAGAGTTTACCAATGGGCTGCTACTTCAACATCTACAGTTTTGGGTCCAGATATGAGCACATCTTCCC tAAGAGTGTGGAGTACAGTGAGAAGACTATGGAAGAGGCTCTGAAGAAAGTTGAGAACATGGGTGCTGATCTGGGAGGAACAGAGATCCTGCAGCCcctaaaacacatttacagtcagcCCTGCATTCCCAGTCAACCAAGAcaa CTGTTTGTCTTTACTGATGGAGAGGTGGGGAACACCAAAGAAGTTATAAATCTGGTGAGGGAGAACTCAGGCTCCCACAG GTGTTTCTCTTTTGGGATCGGGGAAGGGGCCAGCTCTGTTCTTATCAATGGTTTGGCCAAAGAAGGAGGAGGTCACGCTCAGTTCATCACAGGAACTGACAGGATGCAACCAAAA GTGATGCAGTCGCTGCGATTTTCCCTGCAGCCAACTGTGGTGGACATCTCAGTCACATGGAATTTACCAAAGGGAGTGTCTGTCACTGTCCTCTCTCCACCAATCACAACAATTTtccagggtcaaaggtcattgaTTTATGCCCAGCTCACTGGACAG AGTCCAGAGGCAGCAGAGGGCTGTGTGACGGTGAAGTACAGCCTGGCAGGTCATCCATCCCACAACCAGCTCCACTTCAGTCTCAAACCTGCAGAGGACACTGG actAACAGTCCACAGGTTGGCTGCTCGGACTCTGATTCGCTCCctggagatggaggagagagagcacagaggaCAGCAAGATGGAGGAGTGAAGAAGAAGGTGGTGGAGCTCAGTGTCCAATCAGGAGTGAGCAGTTCCTTCACCGCCTTCATTGCTGTCAATAAAGGTTACGGCGAGGCCATTCAAGGGCCTCTGTTGCACAGAAATGTCCCAGCACCCG GAGTGATAAAGAAATGCTCAAGGAGGATGGCTCAACGTAGCATGC CCTTCCAACAGAGCATGTTTGGTGCTTTACCCAAAATGAAGT CCATCAAAAACAGGATGTTTGTTGCTGCACCCAAAATGAAGG GCATCAGACAGAGGGCTTTTCAACCAGCTAGAGGGATTT gTGAACCTGACAATGCAATCGCCAGATGTT TGACAGATGATATTGACTACGGCACCGACGCCACCCTCCATGCATCAAGTg ACTCTGGGGAAGATGATTATGTAAACGAAATGTCTG CTTGCTCAGTCAGTCAGCCTCACAGAGATCCTTTGCTGCAGTTGGTGTCCCTCCAGAAGGCATCTGGCTATTGGGAAATCCACCCAGCTTTGGCTGTTTTGCTGGGAAAGACCAGCGAGGAGGTGGAAATGTCAAAGCCTGAATCG GTGAAAGAGGAAGTTTGGGCCACCATTCTGGCTCTAATCTGGCTTCATGGTTTCAAGTCGGATGTTCAGGATGAGTGGCAGCTTCTGGCTATGAAGGCTGCGTCATGGCTCCGTGCTCAGAAAG cACCATGTGTGACAGAGTGTGTGGAAGCTGGAAATGCACTTTTAGGCTGCAGTGTGCAGAAAAACGTGCTGGGGCTCTGA